tcctcctcctcctcctcctccaacttcttctcctcctccttcatacctcTAATCTTCCCGTTCAAactcattcccctcccctcctcctcctccacctcctactcctcctcctattattgaGTCTtctacagcatctctctctctctctctctctctctctctctctctctctctctctctctctctctctctctctctctctctctctctctctctctctctttctgtgcctCGTCCACAATTCCTTTcctcgacaaaaaaaaaaatcacttttctttcattcatttctctccctactcttcctttcacttccctttctttttctcctctcccttcctttccatttctttcccttgtttttcctttatctctctttattctttttcctacccttcctctccttttccttcttccttcccttcagtttttACCACTTCCATTGTCGTTACTTCCCTtgccatctttccctctctctcattcccttccttgccATCCTTATtgatctctctcccttgctctcaaTCTCCAGTTCTTTGATGAGCTTTACTACGACTACAACGGCCGTGACTACTGCGGCTTCTACGACTTCTTGAAGCCCGGCCTCTTCGTGGGCAACCCGCAGCTCATCAAGACCATCCTCGTGCAGGACTTCCAGTATTTCGCGGACAGACGCACCTTCGATCTGGCCAAGGTAAGGAGTGTGTTCTTTATCGCATGTGTGGTTGAAGATGtggctgtgtggggtgggtgggaggtgggaggttagtgtgtatgtttgtttatgtgtgtgtgtatgtgtgtgtgtgtgtgtgtgtgtgtgtgtgtgtgtgtgtgtgtaattcaccacgacctgatcacgagctggactcgtcatcgccagcaagtaccttcCCGATTAAAGCAAGCCTCATTatggtcgatctctgggtactgccatcacctccacacaccacacaccccttgTTGTCCCCCTTGCTTACGGGGGGACAGTAACTGCTCTTTGTCAGCGggaaaatcccggcctgagcggggctcgaacctccgcctacTATGccacgaagcctggcagcgcagagcttcaaccactgagctatcggagcgttgtagctatcggagcggtgtgtgtgtgtgtgtgtgtatgtgtgtgtgtttctggatttttcttatattttaaactttattttttcatttttcttattctcatcaaattttttattacttttgtacATCTTTATTATGCAGTTTTGTTCTTTTTATACGAGTGTTAGCCACGAggcgctttttttcttttctttttgttttacttttatgcgTCAATTAAAACTATACGACCCCGTCATCGTATACAAGCACGGGTAAAGCCAGATATCTTGCGCACGTATGGCCGAAAACAGCAAAAAAGAATGCATCTCACTTTACTATGAGATTGAAACACCTgtgatgaggataatgatgataaggaggaggaggaggataataataataatgatgactgtgttgatgatgacgatgataataactCAGcatatgataccaagatcggtagagtaattgagcgGATCATATTAGTAGGATGCATGATCATGGATAAAGTCAATGGTATTCgaggtaggtaggaacaaccctcacataactattgcttaaatgacactctcataagtaggttcATGCGAGAGGGATGAGGGTCTTAGGTGAGCTCAGATCTCCGTCCATGGGCACAATGTACCAAAGCCAGAAATCATTTATTAGAAACGAGCTGATTTATTTCATGAGTGTACAAATAGAAGCCTGAAAGCTCTCaaatatatttagcattagtttaGTACTTAAGACctcatgcggttcagttctggtcaccctactatagaatatAGAATGATGTTAGAAtcggcagaggaggatgactaagatgattcagggttgagaaacttgccatacgagtaAAAGACCAACAAAGTTAAATCcattctagaaaggcgaaggtggaGACATGATATGAAGGGGTAAATGGATGAATGGCTTTTTAAatagggagacattcataaggttttgttgcaAGAGAACCGGTAGACATCAggcaatgggtttaaactggataactagattcaacagggacataggcaaaattatTTACTAATAGGTAGTGGATGGATGGAATAGCTAgggtagtcatgtggtgagctaaattgtcacattcaaaataatattcagataaattcatggacaaaggatattaggtggggttagacacGTAAgctttagggtcaaaggagctgcctcaggCTATACCTACCGCCCTCACTGTAGAcacctgcgttcttatgttcttaagatcACCTTTTTGTCACCTAGGCTAtacttgggggagggggggtcagagGACAGCACGTAAAGTAAGCGGCTGTTCTCTATATCTTAGGAATAACCCACGCTCCGTCTCCCTTGCCGATAAAAAGTCAATGAAATACCAACCGTAGAGTACGATGGGGACAAATCAGCATCGGGTACACTACAACGATAACGCGGATCACACCTGCGGAGACTTGACTTGTGCAACTCACGGCGCAATCACGTGAGGCGGGCTAATGAGTGCCACACCTGTTCCCGAACCCTCAAAACAGACAAGACGGCAGAGATTATATTCTGCAGAGTCTTCATCTTCAGCTGTCCCGAGTGACCCCTTCCTGAACACGtgtggggaaaggaggggagtaggggagaggagatgggaggaaatggggaggggaaggagagggggaagaaagggacaggaaggaatatgataggaggaggaggtaaggggaagcgggagggaaaggaagaagagaggaataagaagaggtggtgagggggaggtagaggatatgggaggatgagaaaaaagggataatgaggggaaaggaagaggaggagaaagatgaggagaaaaaatatatatatataatgcaagaAGAAGGGGAGTTTAAAAAagttagaaaagggaaaaaagagaaaactgtggaagaaggggagaaaacggaaaatggaaaggaagggaaaggggagagagagggggagagggaggagagggaggagagacgggaacggacatgatgaaggaagaaaaagggaaagggaagagggggagaaagaaggagaggggagaggtagggagaagggaggaaatgggactgagggaaagaaaggagaaaaggaaggagagagggcggaggaaggaaagagaagagagagaaagacggtaaagaggggaaggaagacgggaaacagagggaaggaagcgaaacaggaaggaaggaggacaaagggaagggaagagaagggaagcgataTACACAGACGCAGAAGCCCTCCTCCAGAAACAGACCGTCAAACCCTCGCTGACATCTACTAATTGGGTCCAAATCTATCCTGTTTCCTCCTGCCACCTCCCTTTACCTGCTTTTAGGGGGCTGTAGTCGCGCGTCCCTTCATCTGCTTAGCGCCCAGTTCGAATCCCCTGCTTTTCCCGGTTTCACACTTTCACATTTTTCATTCGCAAGCTCCTGAACAAAATACGAATGACTACGAAAAATTCTTGTTTAGTGTTTGGTGTTGACAGAGAAGCTAAGCAATGTGAGAGAACTATACAAGAAATCAGTTTAGCTTTTGATGGCGAGTAGAAAATGCAACTTTTATGGAGGATATAACTTGATTTAAGGGCTTACAATGACTCTCTACTAACGATGGatcgataaattcatggatagtgatgttaggtggggttaggttcacaggagctgccttgtatcgACCTACCGGCCTCTAGCAGACTCCTTATGGTACAGTTAAATTCTACATtcaaaagaacataaggagtctgcaagaggggaGGTCTACAAACAGCTCCATTATTACAAACGAAAAATGTGAAAGTGTGGAacggaaaagcagaaaaagacagaagagaaggagtaagacggaaatgaggagaaagacgggaatgggaggaagacgggaaggagatggaagaagatggaaaagaggggaagaaacagggaaagagaggaaggaagatgggaaagagagggagtaagacggaaatgagaaggagaaagacgggaaggagaggaagacaggaaggagatagaggaagatggaaaagaggggaaaaaacatggaaagagaggaaggaagatgggaaagagagagatgatgacgagaaagagaggaaggaaaacacgaaagagagtgaaagagggaagcaggaaggaggacaaaggaagaagatgaagggaagggaaggaacgatacacacacacacacacacacacacacacacacacacacacacacacacacacacacacacacactcagaaacaCTCCATAATCAAGCCGTCAAGCCCTTATGCCTCACCCAGTTCCTCTGCTTACCGCCACCTCTAGACTATTGTAACATCACGCCGGGACCCAGAGCCACATGTATGACCTAGAGATAAAGCAGAGTGTATTAGGTACGCGGGGTGCGGCGAGATACAAGTAGGGTACGAGGGAAGGTacggggagggtgagagggaaggtggtggtggtggtggtggtggtggtggtggtggtgaagcccgTTTGTAATTAACCTGTAGAAaaaatggagggggaggggagagtgctTCCTGGATTTGTCCGTGCTTACGCTAcatctttaaacacacacacacacacacatacacacacacacacacacacacacgcacacacacacattaaccccTACGAATGGAGCTCACACACGCAAACCACAATCCAAAAACATAATACACATGCCCGcccctaaatacacacacacacacacacacacacacacacacacacacgctggggtCCCCGTGTCCACGTTGACCTGCCCCACTGGCTGACCTTCGGCTGATAAGTGACCCTTTGATAACGCCGTGACCTTAAGAGTCGAGTGTTTGTGGCCCACTTGCCGCCATACTGctgttgctactgctgctactgctgctactactactactactactactactactacataaatgatacctccacccatgtttattttcccgacacataatcatggaggctactactactactactactactactactactactactactactacttctgctactgctactactacttctactactactactactactactactaataataataataataataataataataataataataataataataataataataataataataataataataataataataataataataataataataataataataataataataataataataataataataataatacaactacttccgctgctgctactcctcctcctcctcctcctcctcctcctcctactactactactactactactactacaattacaacaACTATTTCTACTATCATCATCTGGCCAGCGTAGCGTTTTTAAGGGGTAACTATCAGAAATCTTGGCAACTGTCGAATGATATAcgaattctaaaaaaaaaaaaaaggatgatataaagaaagaaaactaactaaTGAAATAAAATGGGAGCCTACGCTATAGCTACGCTCGTTATGTTTTGTTTTACAGGAAGAGAGGTAGTTCaagaccaaaaacaaaacaaaatacaaatagcctgaaataaaggtaaaaaaactctagataaaaaaaaatcattacaaaGACAATTTAAAAGATTGACCGAATGCCCGAACTCCCGTATCCTCTTACGTAGATGCCGGCCACTGTAGAACATCACGGAAAAAAAAACTCTTTTAATCAAACTATATCCGGtggtcctctttcttctcctccggcCCGCCATCAATCATCTCTCTGACCAGCAGCGTCTATACATTTCTCTCGCGATCTTCcctttgtttgtctttccttctcttctgctggTGGTCAAATATCCACTCACTCGCTTCTGCTATCTCATCACATGTCTCACAAAATAAAATTGTCTCTTGGGTCAGGAAGTTTgatattcttgtttctttccttccttgctgtaTTTTCACttttaacacaaacacacacacgcaaaaagacAAACAAGGCCTttctattgctattttttttcttatccatgtttttcatatatttttttgtagaAATGGAAATGGATTGGGAAGGGCTGGAGAGGATGCAATGATGGGGATGGGTGACTATTATAGTAGAAGGGTGTTAGGAAGGGGGTGGAAAGAGTgatagtgaagggaagaagcgatgggaaggagtgagagatCTTTGAGGGTCTGGTGTGTGtaagaaagatgggaagaggaaacggtgatgggaagggaaaggaatgggaaggaaggggtgaatcGATAGGgacggatgaggaggagagaagagaagaaacggaaaaggaatgggagggaggatatcggaatggagagaaataaaaggggaaatcgaggaaaattaagaaaaagaagaaaatcaaggaaaataaaaagaattagtaaagaatgagagaaataggaatggaagtcaaggaaaataacaggaactaaaaaaaaaatgggcgAAGGGACTGTTTGTGTGGGTATGAAagactgaaaaagagaaaatcaacaaataggaagaaaacagaaaaaacaacagaaaaaattaAGTGAAgccaaagaaagagaagagaagagtgacAAGAAAAGAGAACCGGAAGAAAAgttaagcaaggaggaggaggaggaggagggagaggaaagaggaaagagacaggaaaaagtagagaggagtactggaaggagagacagagaaaatgaaGTCAAAGTAAAATGAAGGAACTAAAATAGAGATGGGTGAAGGACATGTTTGTGTGGGtatgaaaagtggaaaaaagcaAGATGATAAATAGAATAAGAGCTGaagggacagaaaaagaaagtgaagccaAGAAAAATATTGAGGGAACCAGAGGAAaagaggagcgagaggaggaggaagagaagggaggggggggggatgaggaaaccctacgaaagagagaaaaaaaaggtatttgTGGGCCGcgtggggaaaaaaaagggaagggaaagaaaatcaaagaaaccAGAGGAAAAATGCAGTGAGAAAATGAGGAGGCAGGAGAAAAGAAGAAcctacgaaaggaaaaaaaggggattaGGCGTGATGAAGGCTGCgtggggatgaaaaaaaaggagggaaggaagccaaGAAAAATCAACGGTCTTTtagatgaagggaaggtgagaaggaaggaagcaaaagggtATTTaacgaggagtgaagggaaggggagccaAAGAAACGAAGGGGTATTTaacgaggagtgaagggaaggggagccaAAGAAACGAAGGGGTATTTaacgaggagtgaagggaaggggagggtacaagaagggaggggaaggaaaccaggagaaaggaggaagaaaataagagaagggagagggaggaaatcacgagaagagaaggggaaggaaccaGAAGGGAgcgtgaggaaaggagaagagagagaaggtgaggaaacaaggagaaggcagagagaggaaaccaagagaagggaggaagaggaaaacagaagggaGAGCGAACATAAGCTTACCGTATctagaaataaaggagaggaaaggggaggcggGCGGGCATAGacgagggagatgggaaaggttaagtggaggaagaagaggaggaggaggagaggaaggaactgGAACTGATAATGTCACTGAGTTTAATGATAGTATTGAATCGTTTCTTCCTGTAATTAGTGTTTTAATGTCGAGGGTAACAAGAGTCAGGAAATTGGACGGCTCACGAGTACTTCCCATTACTGATACAATATTACTATGCCTtgttactactgctgttactacttctactactactatttctactactactcgTATAACATCGTCACAATTGCAAATACCCAAATACTCACAATTGCAAATACCCAAATACTCAAAATTGCAAATACCCAAATACTCACAATTACAAATACCCAAATACTCACAATTCCAAATACCCAAATACTCACAATTGCAAATACCCAAATACTCACAATTCCAAATACCCAAATACTCACAATTCCAAATACCCAAATACTCACAATTCCAAATACCCAAATACTCACAATTACAAATACCCAAATACTCACAATTCCAAATACCCAAATACTCACAATTGCAAATACCCAAATACTCAAAATTGCAAATACCCAAATACTCACAATTCCAAATACCCAAATACTCACAATTACAAATACCCAAATACTCACAATTGCAAATACCCAAATACTCACAATTACAAATACCCAAATACTCACAATTGCAAATACCCAAATACTCACAATTACAAATACCCAAATACTCACAATTACAAATACCCAAATACTCACAATTGCAAATACCCAAATACTCACAATTACAAATACCCAAATACTCACAAATGAAAATACCCAAATactcaaagaagaggaaagaagcagGCGCCTCAAAAGAAGAGGACGCCATGGAAAGGATATAATGTTACTTGGTGTTTTATGCTTCTGACAGTACTACCTCTTACTGCTATCCACAACTCCAACAAAGGCTATTTGATGACACTTAAaccatccgcctcctcctcatcatcatcatcattcttccacctcctcctcctcctcctccttctcctcctccttctcctcttccctcaccatcTCGAACAAAGTACACCCGGAGTTAATTAATCACGGGAATGTACTGTAATCTGTAACGTAGTATTAATCACCACATTAATCCACCCAAGATACGTACTactagagtgagtgagtgggggggaggggaggtcgcGTCCTAtgtatatgtttgtctgtgttgttgtttgtttctattgcaacaaatatacaataatgaataaataagataataataaaatgataaacgtaataaaataatgaataaaataaaacaataagtaAAACGAAATAAAGTAATGATTAAAATAAAATACGAAATGGATAAATGtaaaataacataacaaataaaataaaataaggaatgagACAAAattaaacaataaaataaaaggaaataatgaataaaataaaataaaacaatagaatAAATAGCATGTTCTCTCCGCGACAACAACTCACGTGCAACTCCCTCCACAGGTGAGCCCCGTGGCCAACGACATGCTGACCAACGCGCGGGGGACGCactggaggagaataaggagcgCAGTATCGCCGGCCTTCACCAAGAACCGGACCCGCCGCCTCTACCCCCTCCTTCTGCAGCGCGCCAGTCACTTCCTCCGGCTGGTGCGCTCCATAAAGCAAGACCAACAAGAACAACAGGACCAGCTCACCCCCGCGCCCATGTCCACAATAAGAGACGCCACGGAAGTCGAGACAGTGAGAGGAACAGTCATGGATGCAACAGAACCCGGGCTTAGCGGTGCAGATAATGCATGTGTCGATATGAGTAAGGAAAACGTAAAACAAAGACCCAAATACTCAAAGAAAAGGACAGGAGCTGGCGCCTCAAAAGAAGAGGACGCCATGGAAAGGACAATAGAGAGTAAAGAAAACGAACAGGAATCCAAATACTTCATGAAAAGGAGAGGGGCaagggaggcagaagaggacGACAAGGAAATAAGAGCAACAGAGCGCAAAAAATATGCAGAACAGGGATCAAACTATTcaaggaagatgaaagcaccgGAGGAGGCCCCAGAGAGCATAATAACTCAAACTAAGGAATTGGGTATGTCAGCGCCACAGGGAAAAAGGCAGCAAACAatagcaacaagaacaacagcaacaacgacagtaACAGGAAGGACAGCTAAGCGCCACACAGCACACACGAAACACAAACAAATAGATCCACAACTGAACGAGGAGCTTAGACCCACCTCGCCTGCAACGGACACTGGAAACACACGCGTAGCCACTCCAGCAACACACACGCAACAGAGGGACGAGAAACACGACACCAACAACAACTCAACCAGAAGATCAACAGCCACAGAAGTTGACACGGAAGCTCAAACAGACAAGAAGACACACCTGATGGAGACAAACACAGCCGCCACGACACCTCGGAGAAGAaacacagccacagccacagacaCAGACGCAGCGGACGGCCCGGCAACAAGACACAAAGGCGGCGAGAAGCCAACACAAGAAGAATTAAAACGAAAGGATGATATCGAGGTAAGTCTTGCTTCaagttttatattgttttatcaGAAACTCTACTCAGATACTCATGTAAAGTGCTAAGTAAAGGCCGTAAGTAATGATAGATATGTGTGATAATAATGTAGATAACAGGGATATTTTTTTAGTTGATGTGTGTCGATTGGATGACATAAGTGACGACACACAGCCGACACAACGTCTCGTAACGCGGATCGGGCCATTATCGAAATAGTGTAATACTGATAACGAGACAATATTACCCTGCAGACATTTAAATGtcccaaaaatatatattttttgcaggtTTAATGCACATTGACCGTTGCGATGGTCCTTACTATGGCATTTGTAGTTAAACATATTTTACATTGCCCGGATATTTTTTTTCAGCACTTGCTTTTCCTTGTTCAGCATTATCAATATGTTCCGTGAGACTCACACCCTGGCTGCCCGTAAGACCTAAGTATACGCACGCCTTGCAGGTCCGTCCCCTTCACCCAAAAGCAGCCGCTTGAAAAATGCATGACCACTAAACGCGGGACGTGCGTCTTGCGTCTATAAAAGTCTACGCTGCGGTCAAGCCATGTTTCATCACCCCGGCCAGCACCATCTCTGCATAAATAATTTATTAAGTTCTTAAATGACCGTTGCTTTCACTTATACGTTCTAGTTAACATCAAAGCTTTGAACGCTTCGAGTGCTCATGTAGCTTCATGATAATGTATTCCCTCTGTATAATACACGGCTTACCAGTGTGTTAACATTCAAAGAAATAATCCTTattgttcataatatatatatatatatatatatatatatatatatatatatatatatatatatatatatatatatatatatatatatatatgtgtgtgtgtgtgtgtgtatatatatatatatatatatatatatatatatatatatatatatatatatatatatatatatatatatatatatatatatatatatatatatatatatatatatatatatatatagatatatatatatatatatatatatatatatatatatatatatatatatatatatatatgacttgcTGTGCTAATAACAACACTAATACTAGAAAACTAAAGTTAGACAAGAATTTAATTACTGAAAAGTTTTTGCATTTAAGAGCGGCCAACCCAGTCCCCGGCCGCCTTCTTACCAAACTCTAAAAATGAGTAAAATTCCTCCTCGCCTCACCGACACTTCTTGGCCGCGTGTAACGGCGGCAACGACGCCCGCCGAGCACCGGCCCGCACCCACACTGCTTCATTACCGCCTGACGCTCGAATTACAATATCTAGTGTCCCTCAAGACAgcccaaagcacacacacacacacacacacacacacacacacacacacacacacacaccaggaattAGGCGGTGCTGGAGAGAATGAATATATTTAGGCTTAAGTCAGGCAATAAAGACTCTGGCTGGCGGGAAGACGAGTTTGTGTTAATTCTCTGCAGTAATTTTAAGGCGCAGCTTCAGGGAATAGCCGGggattattctttatcttttcttacttcctttataCTTATTCTTGTTATACCATGttactgttgatgttgttgttcttgttgataaTAATGTTTTAGAAGTTTTTGTTGTCCTCTTTTATTATCTTCAaattttctttactttgtttcttctttttcttccttttctttttttattctttttctttttttcttcgtcttctcattctttttccttttcctctatttttttcatatttctattgTGTATCATTTTTATTAGTatctttttattactattattattattattattattattattattattattattattattattattattattattattattattattattattattattattatcacgaaTATCACAGTAGTGACTTAGGAATTCTGCTGCAGCTGCTGAACCTCACCCAATGCTTCAAAGTCAATGCTCTATctttaatgaacacacacacacacacacacacacacacacacacacacacacacacacacacacacacacacacacacaaacaaggtaATACACGAACAAATAAACACACTCTACATCTCAGTCTTGTTACAAATATTGATACTGTGTGTGAATGTAtctttcagtcagtcaatcaatcaatcaatcaatcaatcagtctctctctctctctctctctctctctctctctctctctctctctctctctctctctctctctctctctctctctctctcccccacccctcgCAGAAATACACGCGTCGTCATCTGTATTCGCAATGTAATCGTGTTTACATTTCATCTCTGACCATGAATGAGTTGCTGccatatatcttcctcctcctcctcctcctcttcctcctcctcctcctcctcctcctcctcctcctcctcctcctccgccctttgTCTTCCCACTTCCACTCACGTCAATAAGCCGCCTCACGTTCACGCCTCGCTCTGATGTTACTGTGTCTTAGATCTTCTTCAATTCAGTCTTacgtttcatctttatttttttcactttttcatctgttttctccTGTGCGTTTGTGTCtacgtgtctgtgtctgtctgtgtttgtgtgttcgtctatatgtgtttgtttgtgtgtctagATGTACATGTTTCTCTGTATGTTTTTGTTtggctttctgtctgtttgtctgtctgtaggtaTGTAGATTTAttactttctgtctctctctctctctctctctctctctctctctctctctctctctctctctctctctctctctctctctctctctctctctctctctctctctctctctctctctctctctct
This genomic window from Eriocheir sinensis breed Jianghai 21 unplaced genomic scaffold, ASM2467909v1 Scaffold51, whole genome shotgun sequence contains:
- the LOC126992862 gene encoding uncharacterized protein LOC126992862 translates to MGGASMVSKGKVEVVAAAEAERGAEAVAAAVTCVLVVLCCLLGARYLRQRHQYWRRRGVPCPPATPLLGHTLARMGLTRPFTEFFDELYYDYNGRDYCGFYDFLKPGLFVGNPQLIKTILVQDFQYFADRRTFDLAKVSPVANDMLTNARGTHWRRIRSAVSPAFTKNRTRRLYPLLLQRASHFLRLVRSIKQDQQEQQDQLTPAPMSTIRDATEVETVRGTVMDATEPGLSGADNACVDMSKENVKQRPKYSKKRTGAGASKEEDAMERTIESKENEQESKYFMKRRGAREAEEDDKEIRATERKKYAEQGSNYSRKMKAPEEAPESIITQTKELGMSAPQGKRQQTIATRTTATTTVTGRTAKRHTAHTKHKQIDPQLNEELRPTSPATDTGNTRVATPATHTQQRDEKHDTNNNSTRRSTATEVDTEAQTDKKTHLMETNTAATTPRRRNTATATDTDAADGPATRHKGGEKPTQEELKRKDDIEARRVCGRYTMDAIASCAFGLECEALDKEAALFPIMAARVFQLSPTRALKMLLVAVSPKAAQLASAAGLRYTSEEFTFFLRVAKHALAARRAARTPRGDFLDLLLEATAQSKQGLSDDTLAAQTILFLLAGYDNTANTLAMSLHLLAHHPPARARLRRELACAVLK